ATTTCGCCAGCAAGGACGAGATCCTGTTCGAATGTACCAGGCGGGGCCTGGAGCGGATCCGGGAGATCGCCGCCAGTGGACGCCGCCCCGGGGAAACCGGGCGGGCGCGCCTGGAGGCGATGATGCGTGACTACGCGGTGATCATGACCGAGGATTTCGGCAAGTGCGTTACCCGGGTGGCGGATCACGAGCTGACGCCGGAGAGCCGCCGCAAGCAGCGGGCCATCAAGCGCGAGATCGACGCCACCGTGCGTGCCACGGTCGAGGAAGGCATTGCCGATGGCTCCATCGTGGCGCGGGACGTGCGACTGCTGACCTTCACCGTCACCGGTGCGCTGAACTGGATTGCCAAGTGGTACGAGCCGGGAGGGCGCTACACGCCGGACGAAGTGGCCGCCGAGTGCGTGGCCATGCTCGTCGACGGGCTCGCGCCGCGTGGCGGGTGAACCGCATCGCGACCGTGGCCCGACAATGATCAGACACAATCAGGCCACCGCGACTGACGGTGACCGACTGGAGGAGAAATCTCATGAACCAACGCATTCCGGGTATCCCCGACAG
The DNA window shown above is from Aquisalimonas sp. 2447 and carries:
- a CDS encoding TetR/AcrR family transcriptional regulator, with protein sequence MGSGEQPQQTAVSSPWQPAAARDGERLRKREAVLLTAVRSFNEHGFHATSLDHVAETLNITKPTIYHYFASKDEILFECTRRGLERIREIAASGRRPGETGRARLEAMMRDYAVIMTEDFGKCVTRVADHELTPESRRKQRAIKREIDATVRATVEEGIADGSIVARDVRLLTFTVTGALNWIAKWYEPGGRYTPDEVAAECVAMLVDGLAPRGG